atcATCTAAAATAATAATCGTTAAAGTTAATGTTATGATCCTTTAACAAGAATTATAATTAAAGGTTTGAAGTTTTTGACTTTAAGACAGTGATACTATTAGATATTAGAGACATAGAGTATtagccataaaaaaaatataatcatttttcatagaaaagttatatatatatgatatgtatGAGGAGTGAGTTGGATATAATAGTACTTACACTTATACATGCgtaaatatatatatgctcGTACCTAGATCCAATATTACAAGTAATTGTCTTGATTGTGGATACTCATAAGATCTAGAAATATTTTGTCATCCTTAATTTATTAGATTttgtctatataaaaaaattaggacaacacttattatgaaaaaaaagtaatagtaCATATAAGAAATGCTAGAAACACATCTTCTAACATACTTTGACTTTTTAAAGACACATTCTctggttaattaaaatttattgaaaatcacaaaatttaatggatcttattttagaaaatttaatccTCTTTTATAAGTctcaataagttaaaaaaatgtatttttagcaCTTCTATATTATAGATAAACAAACcattaataaattgaaaattttccatttctttttaatttttaaagtacaCAATATTtcatacttaattttttattagttttctttaaaatatatatgtatatgaaagTTATGCATACATGTTGTATGAgttaaaatactaatataatGATATAATTTCTTTGagaatttaatacaaattaaaaaagagacagttaaaaaatatgaatatttttattggtctaaattttaaatttaactttaaaagATAATTCAATCTAatctaaattgaatttttatccaCATATATTTTACCTATGAAATTAGAATATCAGCCATTAGTTGGTCCTTTTTTTCCAATTTCCACCCCCAGGGGGTTTAGGTGTGATTGTTATTGCAAATTTATTAAACTACTACTCTCttctttctaattttctttcctCCTTATCACTTTTGTGTCCTgcgatttttcatttttattttcacgaCCTTCACTGGACTTTCTCTAATTGGTCtctccctttccttctttcaaTTGGCCGATTATTGACGTGCTTTGTGCGTCTTATATAAGCTTcgtctttcttctctctctctcctttttttagTGTTTTGGTGTGTGGCTTACGGGAAGCCACGTAAAGTATCCTCCTttcatttatttacttttaaatagGTTAgtgcttgtaatttttttatacggGTGCTTGTAACTTTCTACAAGCCGCgtaagaatattttattaattttcatattattatattctttaacctacttataacaaaaaataacagcAGGTACCATCTCCATTCCAAAATCATAGTCTTTTAAGGTTACcacatactaattaaaaaatattcaattgatacaaatttagataaaatattcttaatttttcaactatttTATAATAAGTTATGTCAttatccacacaaaaatatatccTACTGTTCATTACTATTTTTATGACATATATCGCTTTTTAATGCAAATATTAATTGATCTTCTTAATTACACTATCTAGGCATattgttagaaaaataattttaaaaaactattattttggaATAAGAACAAaaagctataaaaaaaattattttggaacGGAAGAGTATATTAACATAGACCGTGTCTTCCAGTTTTGTTACGCAATTAATTTAGGTTCTTGTTCTATTTTAGAGTCACAGCTATGGAATTAATATTTGACATGGGTTAAAGCTGGCTTAGGgtataaaatttcaaaagctAGTCGCTTACTTTGATTCCAATGTCATTAATTTCTTTCGAAAGGTTGCGGAGATTTCCATTCTTTCTATAATTTGGTGATGTCTATTCATCAATATGTCAAGTTGTGAAATCATGTTTATAGAAAAGCAAATCAGATTGCTGATATTTTTGCTAAGTATGGTGATGTTCATAACTTTCCTGTTAACGCCTTAATAAGGCAGAACCTGCTTgtatttcttcttttcctttttcctttttaggTTTTTAGTTGcttctttttataatatattttgtggcTTATGCTAATATATTtacttcacaaaaatatatataatcataatattgcgtttgaataaaaaaacaccGAAGaaaatcttttcctttttatatttttccacaCATATTACATTATATACTACCAAATAAACAGATAAATCTATAGTACTCTTTCCTTAAAAGTCAAGCTAATTAACCGAGTTcgttcatatttttattttattttatgattagtTCGTTCATAATTTCGTATTCAATTCTTAATTAAGTATTAGAAGCAATACTATATAAGGTTGTATATTAGATTAGATATATCTTTTGAAACCAATGCACATTATTActgtatctctttttttttttaatttttttgaaactaaTTCTGATTTTAACCATTATAAACTCAAATATTatagttttaataaataattaggaATGATTgctctaaaactaaaaataatacataatcTAAATTAATCTACTTCAGCTCAAATAATTTAACACTAGTGGATAAGATTTTACTGCATTTATGTTATTGAACAAACGACAGATTTAGTGGTTTGAAAAACACATgcgtttagaaaaaaaaagttcaaataatattttaaatttagaaaaaattataaaactattaaataagcatttaaattaaaattcagattgaccaaattttcaaaatagtcGTGCTAAACGTTAGAAATCTTCAAAATGACCTATATATACACTTGACAGTGAACAGATTATATtaaaccctttttattttcaaaattaagtcAGCTccaatctattttttctttcaaattctcACCCTTAATTACAATAAAACAAAgcaataaaaaagtataaaatgcattaaaagaaaagaaaaatcaaaagacaaaCAATTAGTCAAATATAGGACGCACAAACATATGCATTATGCGAAACGCGGTTCTGACCGAACAAgtcaacaataatattaaaaaaagaaaatactaagAAACGGCACTGCCCCAGAAAGTGGAAATGGCAAGGCACCAGCTATATATATACGTCAATGCCACTCTGGTTTTTCCCACAATACAACTTCAGTTTCAACAACAATCTCTCTTTTTTCCATTCTCATGCCTCTTGTCTTCTTGTAACAcacccttttctcttttctctctaacTCCCCTCCAAGAAATTCTGAGAGAATAGAATAGAAAAGAGGGTGAGTGGTTTTTTGAGTTTTGATAGAATAGCTGCATGGGGAAGCTGGTTGAGATTCTTGACCAAGGGGTCAGGATTGCTGCAAGGTTTCACTCTAATTGCCCCCAAACAGGCCGTAAGTACTACCACCCTCCATCCCTCTCCGACAACCACGGCCACCACTACCATGGTGGTGCCAACACAAGCAGCGGCCTAGTCAAAGAGGCTGTGGCGGCGAGGAGCCTTGACGTAATTCTTTATTCTGTTTGACAGAaccatatttgtttattttttggttgttCGATTCAATCATTGTAAGGCGTTTCATACATGTATTTTCGAGCTCAAGTTGATACCCGGTTAAAATATTACAAACACTTTTCTAcgttatacttttttattttaattccgtATCAAAAACATTAATCGAACTTTCCTATAAAATCTCTATACAGATATGTAGATTTTACGCGCATGACAAAAATTACTTAGAAATTTgtgttaaaattaataatatctcATGAGACATATGACttatagttaataaataaataattaataggcCTAAGACCATTTTAATAACACTGGTTTTTCCTACCACTCTCCCTGCAGAAAGTGGAGGAGAATTACTTGTGAATGAACAAGTAAACAGTAGCAGCAGCAACCCGATTCAAAATTCGAAGAAAATGTATTGCTTCTGGGCGTGCACCCACTACTGTTTTCACTATGCACACCACTAATTTTTGAGCTATGTTTCAGGATTTCCCTGGCATCCCAACATCGTGGAAGCCAAATTAGAAAGATTAGGGATTGAACTAGAAAGATTAAATATAAAGtgatcttttaataaaatactaaattaaaaacaaaataaaaaaatacaaaatttgctattaggtcttcaaatttaaattgaaaaaaaaaacttaattgacTGATATGACTATATAATCcagataatattatataattagaatatatataaaatatatactaatgtgacttattttaaaatcacatcaaaataataatcttaTGACAAAACCTAATTAATAAtctttaattagatttttatttataaatatttttcagccCACACTcacatttgtaaaataaaaaaaaatgaataagactaattataaatatattgcaTATTTAGtgattaacataaattaaattttaatgtgcAAACAACGTATCCTTATTCATTAGCATAATAGATACTCTTCTAAAAAAAGCATAATAGATACTTTAAAAAACTAGAATAATTACACTATACTGAGAGCGAATGTTTGATTTCTTGCAATGCACTTGCTCCTTTTCTACTCCTTAATCCTTATATctgttcttctctttcttttcaaaagGTCTACTACTTCCCGTGACAGAAATAAAATACACAATCTACTTGACTTAAAATCTAAgacttaaaaaatgatatatcaaTGTAATGTCTTCCTTAAGTCTAACTTATTAAAGCTCGGGTAATACCACAATGCGACAAGATTCCTCCCTACTGAATTTTAACATATCTACGTTCTAAAAAATTTGAGACCACcgattaactaaaaataaaacaaatcctCCACTAATTGATCTACATGCTTAAGGTTATTGAACTTTTTTCAGAGTCAATTTATACTCCTGCCTTTTACAGCTATTTATGAAAGTAAATTTCTTCTTCATGCACCCATGCATGATTGAGTCTACTTTATATACAGGCATTAATGAGATATCCTTAAAGCAGAATCCCTCAATCCCTTTTCTCTCCTTAGGGCTTCTATTATCAAAGGATTCCACAAGAATGAATCCCATGTAAAAAGCAGAAACTGCTAGTTATTATGAGACATAATCTCAGACAAAGACCATATTTCCCGACCCTTgggacaaaaaaaattcaagaactaAGACCGGACTAAAATATGGGTCCAGGCCAAAATAATGATACGTTACTATGTATGGTAAAAATGTATGACCGCAGGGATAAATAATAACTGAAGATGGTCAACATATACAACCAAACTCCTAGGAGGCTACCAAAATGAACAGAAGACACATGATCAAAATATGCACCCAAAGACAaactaaaaacagaaaaatactgCAAATAGCATGTCTATGACCAGAATCCATCAGAGTGGAAGCATTATCAGAACCTAGTGATTTTCTACCTTCGCTGAGGACTGACAGATGTGCAGCATACCAATTGTATCCAGTATGGTCTGCTCTTaactttccttttttctctcttgataTCAGCAGGATATCTTGCTGGAGAGTTCCATTCTTTTGCAACCTCTCCTTTTACCACTTGAGCCACAGGGGATTCAGGACCCAGAATGGAGTTAACAGTTGTCAACCCAGAACCATTCTTTTCCGGAACTTTACCACTCTTCTGACtcactgatttttcttccatttttggaGATCTTGGCTTGCTGCTATGGGCAGCCTCACCTAAGAGGCTCTTAAGAGGAGTGTGCTCCTTACTAGTGCTCCAGTTTGTCACCTTGGCTATtatttcttcattcttctttctCCCTTGAGACTCATTGACAACTTGTGTAAGAGTGGGAAACCAAGCAGCCTGTGAAGTGGAATCTGGCTGTTGTGTGTTCTGTCCCTTCTGGACTTCAGAAGCATTGGCTTTTGGGCTAACCTGACCAGGATCAACCAATGTCATGAAAGATGGTGCTTCAAACATTTCTGATTTTCCAGACTGCTGTCTGTCAGGTGTAGCTTTTGAGTCGTTGAAGTTTGATTTCCCTGCTTCTGTTGATGCCAGCAAGCCAGTTGATGGCAAGGTTTCAGCATCAATAACAGCTGGTGCATCGGATTGAATTGACAGAACTGTTTCATGGATCatgaaacaaaaagtaaaaaacaattttttcctcccaaaaaccattaaaatattttagtttaatttctttatacaaataatGCAAGGCAAGGACACAACAAAAGAGATGGATCCTCTTTCGACTTTCCTCTCCCCCTTTACACAAGGAAAAACAATCCTAGAAAGGACGAGGGAGAAAAACTATATGGATCACGCCAAAGCAACAGGTGAATATAATTGGTGAAAAACATTGAGACAAGATCTAGGCATGCATCTTCGTAAGCATGCAAAAATCATTACCAACGAAATTCATTTGGAAATTTCAGCCCCAGGCAAGATTTAGGGATGCACAATTGCACACAGGTATAATAGCCGGTATGTATGTGTCTTTGGTGAGAATAAGTTTATGCAAAAAGATCTCACCCATTCTAATCAACTATGAAAAGGTAATATTGCAGTATAGCACCTGGATCTACAGATAACTTCTCTTTAACAAGCACTGCATCACATTACCTGGTTTCATTAACTAACCCTGGCAAATTACAATAGCCCTACTATAGAATGTATCTAAACAGTACAAATGTTTTCTGTTAAAAACAACAAATGTATATATACCTGAAACAGAGCCCCAGATGCCTTCCAAACTGTCACACCGGCTACCTGACTCAACTGAAGCATCAACTCTGGATGAACCAAGTTTACCCAAGTTATTACCAGCTTGATCTTGAACAGGCACAGCAGTAAGTCCGGACACTTCCCTGTCAGGCTGAGCAGAAGGTTCAGTAGTTAAAGGAGATGTATACTCCCTAGCAAGGTCTTCTGCAGCCTTCACTAATAGTCCAGCATCTTCTGCTTGATGTGACTCGGTAGGAGTATCAACATCAACAGACTTGTTATATTCTTCATTTAGTTTGATATTAATAtagacttcatcttcttttatGTCTTTCTGGGCACCTGGTAGTGGATTTGTATTTCTGCACTCTGTACCATTTGACTTGTTCACAGGCCCATCATCCACAATGTCTGAAGACTCTGAAATAGCTGGGCTTTCAAAATGACTGGTAGCAGATTTAGGCAATGAAGTATCACTCACAATGAGCCTTTCCATGCATTGAGCATCAGGACTATCATGTTCATTTTTACCCATTTCACCAGCAGCATCACTCTTACTAGTGCTGTCACTCTTAAATAAGTCATCTGATTGCTTGACTTCAGATTGCAAGATGTCATTGGGTTGAAGATCTTTCAATATAATTTCAATATCATTTTCTAAATTAGATCCTACAACCTTGCCATCTGAAGTTACATCTtttatttcagttatttttacCTCATGATGACTTGTGCTGTTTATGTTAATTGCCCTAGTTGTTTCACTAGTTGCACACCCAAAGGATTCATCCCTCTGACTCTCATTAGAAGAGGCCATTAAACTACCTTCTGGTAAACTTATCTGCTGGGAATTTTTACACGTGTCATCAGATCCATGCTCTTCAGAAAAGTGAACCATATGAATTTCATTTGTCTCAGTTTTTGTAGCATTCCTAGAGGCATCAATGTCATCTGATCTTTGATGGCATTCAACTGTGACCTTGGCTGGAGAAACTTCAGTACACTCTTCGGCATGCATTTCTTTAGGTGTAGGCTCACTGTTGACTGGCTCCATCTTCATGCTATTATCTATAACATCCATATCTAGAGAGAGGATGTCACTTTTTTCACTCAATTGGTTTGCgtcaaaatgaaatttattttcctCACTAACTTTGTCCTTCAAGTTATCTGCCTCATATTCCAATGACTCAGATGATTGTAGGAAAGGATTTTGGTATGCCACTCCTTCGAGATCTTTAAAGTCCCCATACTCACTCCGAGGATGTGCTTCATCAGATCTATCATCATATGTAGGAAGAGGATTAACATTAACatttccttctcccttttcctgTAAATTTTTGTTATCACTGGAAGT
This genomic interval from Glycine max cultivar Williams 82 chromosome 5, Glycine_max_v4.0, whole genome shotgun sequence contains the following:
- the LOC102665569 gene encoding uncharacterized protein isoform X1, which encodes MDNQDQRRTHTAGHESHGVHLCHKCGWPFPNPHPSAKHRRAHKKICGTIEGYKRSASEGQPHLNGSDDEHVSDDDHKTPGLVVSGPKSLETGNNEKGNEGNGEKLIRSEDEVFSDAVADFLDSGSNPEIKERLQDNLDSGANVERVDIKETKFSGSSEGKDFNAADASQFIDKSTDDSQIQNLNIFQNESVEVGTAVELQGQLSCPTVDPLSSSIADLRTEESTIVDSDVFFGLSSDSLLGETEAMPDILPEKKIHAVENVTDCSLISVAKESNFKEKDEINSAVHVVEIVESSDNGVGEACEEVSKIAVSDAVSLDYQVGDGADHLKENNGAEINSYRDVVEIAESSDKVVGEMSEEVSKIAVSDVVSLDHQVGDGAVHLKEKNGAEFLSLLPPDNLPLELNSVVITNDAQGDSAYMIQFATSSDNKNLQEKGEGNVNVNPLPTYDDRSDEAHPRSEYGDFKDLEGVAYQNPFLQSSESLEYEADNLKDKVSEENKFHFDANQLSEKSDILSLDMDVIDNSMKMEPVNSEPTPKEMHAEECTEVSPAKVTVECHQRSDDIDASRNATKTETNEIHMVHFSEEHGSDDTCKNSQQISLPEGSLMASSNESQRDESFGCATSETTRAININSTSHHEVKITEIKDVTSDGKVVGSNLENDIEIILKDLQPNDILQSEVKQSDDLFKSDSTSKSDAAGEMGKNEHDSPDAQCMERLIVSDTSLPKSATSHFESPAISESSDIVDDGPVNKSNGTECRNTNPLPGAQKDIKEDEVYINIKLNEEYNKSVDVDTPTESHQAEDAGLLVKAAEDLAREYTSPLTTEPSAQPDREVSGLTAVPVQDQAGNNLGKLGSSRVDASVESGSRCDSLEGIWGSVSVLSIQSDAPAVIDAETLPSTGLLASTEAGKSNFNDSKATPDRQQSGKSEMFEAPSFMTLVDPGQVSPKANASEVQKGQNTQQPDSTSQAAWFPTLTQVVNESQGRKKNEEIIAKVTNWSTSKEHTPLKSLLGEAAHSSKPRSPKMEEKSVSQKSGKVPEKNGSGLTTVNSILGPESPVAQVVKGEVAKEWNSPARYPADIKREKRKVKSRPYWIQLVCCTSVSPQRR
- the LOC102665569 gene encoding uncharacterized protein isoform X2; translation: MDNQDQRRTHTAGHESHGVHLCHKCGWPFPNPHPSAKHRRAHKKICGTIEGYKRSASEGQPHLNGSDDEHVSDDDHKTPGLVVSGPKSLETGNNEKGNEGNGEKLIRSEDEVFSDAVADFLDSGSNPEIKERLQDNLDSGANVERVDIKETKFSGSSEGKDFNDASQFIDKSTDDSQIQNLNIFQNESVEVGTAVELQGQLSCPTVDPLSSSIADLRTEESTIVDSDVFFGLSSDSLLGETEAMPDILPEKKIHAVENVTDCSLISVAKESNFKEKDEINSAVHVVEIVESSDNGVGEACEEVSKIAVSDAVSLDYQVGDGADHLKENNGAEINSYRDVVEIAESSDKVVGEMSEEVSKIAVSDVVSLDHQVGDGAVHLKEKNGAEFLSLLPPDNLPLELNSVVITNDAQGDSAYMIQFATSSDNKNLQEKGEGNVNVNPLPTYDDRSDEAHPRSEYGDFKDLEGVAYQNPFLQSSESLEYEADNLKDKVSEENKFHFDANQLSEKSDILSLDMDVIDNSMKMEPVNSEPTPKEMHAEECTEVSPAKVTVECHQRSDDIDASRNATKTETNEIHMVHFSEEHGSDDTCKNSQQISLPEGSLMASSNESQRDESFGCATSETTRAININSTSHHEVKITEIKDVTSDGKVVGSNLENDIEIILKDLQPNDILQSEVKQSDDLFKSDSTSKSDAAGEMGKNEHDSPDAQCMERLIVSDTSLPKSATSHFESPAISESSDIVDDGPVNKSNGTECRNTNPLPGAQKDIKEDEVYINIKLNEEYNKSVDVDTPTESHQAEDAGLLVKAAEDLAREYTSPLTTEPSAQPDREVSGLTAVPVQDQAGNNLGKLGSSRVDASVESGSRCDSLEGIWGSVSVLSIQSDAPAVIDAETLPSTGLLASTEAGKSNFNDSKATPDRQQSGKSEMFEAPSFMTLVDPGQVSPKANASEVQKGQNTQQPDSTSQAAWFPTLTQVVNESQGRKKNEEIIAKVTNWSTSKEHTPLKSLLGEAAHSSKPRSPKMEEKSVSQKSGKVPEKNGSGLTTVNSILGPESPVAQVVKGEVAKEWNSPARYPADIKREKRKVKSRPYWIQLVCCTSVSPQRR